The Magnolia sinica isolate HGM2019 chromosome 9, MsV1, whole genome shotgun sequence genome contains a region encoding:
- the LOC131255051 gene encoding uncharacterized protein LOC131255051 — MKEFIEFAFNNAAREGKILCPCVKCTNLFWRAHKEVVDHLVCEGIMLNYTRWVFHGKASSSSTFGPATSTHDDMPPRNDMHGLLHDVFGISGVDDMPTELPSQELIQEELNPEAERFFRLLQDAEQALYLECKKFTKLSFVVRMYQLKCLNGWSNKSFTMLLELLKEALPEGETLPSSFYETKKIIKELGLSYNKIDACPNDCQLYWKTNVNDESCVVCGISRWKTMEHNSNDDEATTIPSKVKKIPAKTLWHFPLIPRLQRLFMEAQTAKNMKWHDKGQTKDECMRHPADSPVWKSFDEQHPNFSYDSRNVRLGLATDGFNPFGMMSIAHITWPVVLMPYNLPPWMCMKQPYIMMSLLMPGRHGVGNNIDVYLQPLIEELLKLWEVGVDTYDPSSKLNFRMCAALLWTISDFPGYAMLSGWNTKGKLACPNCNKDTESQWLTHSHKFCYMGHRRFLDRDHRYRHDKRNFNGKLELREMSKQLFGNEVLAQVSKINIIFGKKSDTKVRKKRNRDNNKEKGKASCWKKRSIFFDLLYWAGNMLRHSLDVMHIEKNVCDNVLGTLLNIDGKTKDNVKSRLDLQKIKIRRTLHPKQRPSGKTYLPPACFIMANKENDDFCRVIKNMKAPDGYASNISRCTNLKMKKILGLKSHDTHVLMQQILSIAVRRTLPPNVSSILIELSGFFRDLCSKVGRMQDFKFLESQIALTLCHLERIFPPSFFDIMVHLPIHLASEAMLAGPVQYRWMYPIERFHTRDHERDLKTQNSGVIVMANASSFASTSDRNPVIGDVDYYDVLIDIIELDYCGSKKVVLFRCDWVDVRTQGRGIKKDEFGFTLVNFKQLWHTGRNLYDEPYVLVTQVQQVFYVPDPIDRDWHVVIRSKPRDLFEMGMNDSFVDNDTYLQSLPCINHTLEATMLANNDNVSY; from the exons ATGAAAGAATTCattgagtttgcattcaacaatgctGCTAGGGAGGGGAAGATCTTATGTCCATGTGTAAAGTGCACCAACCTCTTTTGGCGTGCTCATAAAGAAGTGGTAGATCATCTTGTGTGTGAGGGAATTATGCTGAATTACACCCGTTGGGTGTTCCATGGGAAGGCATCTTCTTCATCGACTTTTGGCCCTGCAACTAGTACACATGATGATATGCCTCCACGTAATGACATGCATGGATTGTTGCATGATGTGTTTGGAATATCAGGTGTGGATGACATGCCAACTGAGTTGCCATCACAGGAGCTAATACAAGAGGAACTGAATCCTGAAGCTGAAAGATTCTTCAGGTTGTTGCAAGATGCCGAACAAGCCTTGTACCTAGAATGTAAGAAGTTCACGAAACTCTCTTTTGTTGTTCGAATGTATCAACTTAAGTGCTTAAATGGATGGAGCAACAAGTCATTCACCATGTTGCTtgaattgttgaaagaagcacTCCCCGAGGGTGAGACGTTGCCGAGTTCCTTTTATGAGACCAAGAAGATTATTAAAGAACTGGGCCTCAGTTATAACAAGATCGATGCATGCCCCAATGATTGTCAGTTGTATTGGAAGACTAATGTGAACGATGAGTCATGTGTTGTGTGCGGTATATCTAGATGGAAAACGATGGAACATAATTCTAATGACGATGAGGCAACAACTATTCCCTCCAAAGTTAAGAAGATTCCAGCAAAGACATTGTGGCATTTTCCATTAATACCAAGGTTACAAAGGTTATTTATGGAAGCACAAACAGCTAAAAACATGAAATGGCATGACAAGGGACAAAccaaggatgagtgcatgagacaTCCTGCTGATTCTCCTGTATGGAAATCTTTTGACGAGCAACACCCAAATTTTTCATATGATAGTCGTAATGTCAGGCTTGGGTTAGCAACTGATGGATTCAATCCCTTCGGGATGATGAGTATTGCTCATATCACATGGCCTGTTGTTTTGATGCCGTACAATTTACCACCGTGGATGTGCATGAAGCAGCCTTACATCATGATGTCTCTACTTATGCCAGGCCGGCATGGTGTTGGCAATAATATCGATGTGTATCTACAACCGTTGATAGAAGAATTGCTTAAATTGTGGGAGGTCGGTGTCGACACTTACGATCCATCATCGAAGTTGAATTTTCGAATGTGTGCTGCTTTGTTATGGACTATTAGTGACTTTCCTGGATATGCAATGTTGTCAGGATGGAACACAAAAGGTAAGCTCGCTTGTCCTAACTGCAATAAGGACACAGAGTCCCAGTGGTTGACACATAGCCATAAGTTTTGTTACATGGGTCATCGTCGATTCTTGGATAGAGATCATAGGTATAGACATGATAAAAGGAACTTTAATGGAAAGCTGGAGTTGAGAGAGATGTCGAAACAACTATTTGGAAATGAAGTGTTAGCTCAAGTGAGCAAAATTAACATAATATTTGGAAAGAAGTCTGATACCAAAGTTAGAAAGAAGAGAAATCGAGACAATAATAAGGAAAAGGGAAAGGCATCTTGTTGGAAGAAGAGAAGTATTTTCTTCGATTTACTATACTGGGCAGGTAATATGTTGCGTCACAGTCTTGATGTGATGCACATCGAGAAGAATGTATGCGACAATGTTCTTGGGACGTTGTTGAACATCGACGGGAAGACAAAGGACAATGTGAAGTCTCGTCTGGACCtccaaaaaataaagataagacgAACACTTCACCCAAAGCAGAGACCATCAGGCAAAACATATTTGCCCCCTGCATGCTTTATAATGGCGAATAAGGAGAATGATGATTTCTGCAGAGTCATAAAGAACATGAAGGCACCTGATGGCTATGCGAGTAATATCTCACGATGTACCAAtctcaaaatgaagaagattttagGACTCAAGAGCCATGACACTCATGTTTTGATGCAACAAATACTTTCGATCGCCGTGCGAAGGACATTACCTCCAAACGTAAGCTCAATCCTAATTGAATTAAGCGGATTCTTTAGAGATTTGTGTTCCAAGGTTGGCCGGATGCAGGATTTCAAGTTTCTTGAATCTCAGATTGCTTTAACACTTTGCCATTTAGAGAGGATCTTTCCACCGTCATTCTTTGATATCATGGTGCATTTGCCTATACACTTAGCCAGCGAGGCAATGTTAGCCGGGCCAGTACAGTACCGCTGGATGTACCCAATTGAAAG GTTTCATACAAGAGATCATGAGAGAGACTTGAAAACACAGAATAGTGGAGTTATAGTGATGGCAAATGCATCAAGCTTCGCAAGTACAAGTGATAGAAACCCTGTTATAGGGGATGTGGATTACTATGATGTTTTAATAGACATTATTGAGTTGGATTATTGTGGGTCCAAGAAAGTTGTATTATTTAGGTGTGATTGGGTGGATGTAAGAACTCAAGGCAGGGGAATCAAGAAGGATGAATTTGGGTTCACGCTCGTGAATTTCAAACAATTATGGCATACTGGTCGGAACCTGTATGATGAACCATATGTCTTAGTAACCCAAGTACAACAGGTATTCTATGTCCCCGATCCTATTGATCGTGATTGGCATGTTGTTATCAGGTCAAAGCCAAGGGATTTGTTTGAAATGGGCATGAATGATTCGTTTGTTGATAATGATACATACCTTCAGAGCTTGCCTTGCATTAATCATACATTGGAAGCGACTATGCTTGCCAATAATGATAATGTCAGCTATTGA